DNA from Selenomonadales bacterium:
CGCTGTCAGAAGCCAACGGATTCTCGTTCGATATCGAGCGCTTGAAACAGCTCGTTTCACCGAAAACGAAGCTCCTGATCTTGAACAGCCCGCAGAATCCGACAGGCGGTATCATCTCGGCAGAAGACCTGGCAGAGATCGCACGCCTCGCCGAAGAATACGATTTCTGGATACTCTCCGACGAGATATACAGCCGCATCGTATATGACGGCGAATTTCGCAGCATCGCCTCTCTTCCGAATATGGCAAAACGCACTGTTATCCTTGACGGGTTCTCCAAAACGTATGCCATGACAGGCTGGCGTCTCGGCTACGGTGTCATGAACGAAGAGCTTGCAAAACAGGTCGCTAATCTCGAAACGAACTGCGAATCGTGCACGAATACATTCGTTCAATATGCAGGACTTGAAGCATTGACAGGCCCGCAAGATTCCGTCGATGAAATGGTAGCTGAGTTCAAAGCACGCCGCGACCTCATTGTGGACGGCCTCAATGCAATCGAAGGATTCACCTGCCAAAAACCGAACGGTGCCTTCTATGTCTATCCGAACGTGACCGAAGCCTGCCGTCTTCTCGGCCTCTCTGATGCGAAAGCACTCCAGAAATATCTGCTCTACGAAGCAGGTGTTGCCGTTCTTCCGAGTACTGCCTTCGGTGCCAAACTCGAAGACGAAACAGAGGAATATATCCGTTTTTCTTACGCAACGAGCCAAGATGTGATCCGCGAAGGCCTTGCTCGTATCGCCAAAGCC
Protein-coding regions in this window:
- a CDS encoding pyridoxal phosphate-dependent aminotransferase gives rise to the protein MQFAQRLSRLGTENAFEILAEVNKLKAEGKDIVSFAIGEPDFETPDNIKEAAVRALYDNQTHYGPSNGILPLREAIAKHISETRHIDVNANQVVVMPGGKPIIYYTIHALVDEGDEVIYPNPGFPIYESVIRFVGGVPIPAPLSEANGFSFDIERLKQLVSPKTKLLILNSPQNPTGGIISAEDLAEIARLAEEYDFWILSDEIYSRIVYDGEFRSIASLPNMAKRTVILDGFSKTYAMTGWRLGYGVMNEELAKQVANLETNCESCTNTFVQYAGLEALTGPQDSVDEMVAEFKARRDLIVDGLNAIEGFTCQKPNGAFYVYPNVTEACRLLGLSDAKALQKYLLYEAGVAVLPSTAFGAKLEDETEEYIRFSYATSQDVIREGLARIAKAMKR